In one Neobacillus sp. WH10 genomic region, the following are encoded:
- a CDS encoding PLP-dependent aminotransferase family protein, producing MNELIFNINRESNTPMYQQVYQYIRTQILSGKLEKGTKLPSIRQLAIQLEVSRNTTQVAYEQLQSEGYIRSENKKGFFVEATISDETLNYEPIREQHHETNHVAMKTIDFKIGTVDQENFPLKKWRMLTNKIIKDSSMFSYGEKQGDIKLRDVLADYLFQSRGVNTSAEQIIIGSSTQHLLLLLSLLLKQDYHYLAVEDPGYNVARELFVLQSFIIDPIPVKEQGIQVDLLLKSPSRLLYVTPTHHFPYGVTIPVNERLKLIQWAKRVEGYIIEDDYDSEFRYIHQPIPSLQSLDSNDRVVYLGTFSKALLPSIRVSYMVLPRRLISEYKKILPLLEQTSSSIHQRTLATFMNEGYWYSHLRKMKALYKRKMNLLNRELLKHFKNYVEIKGGSSGIFVIIEVKTEMSEKMLIERAYEHGIVVYPCSKYFSKYIPRYPHIQLGLGDLCEKKIIEGVSQLAKIWL from the coding sequence ATGAATGAACTAATATTTAATATCAATCGAGAAAGTAACACTCCTATGTACCAACAAGTTTATCAATACATACGTACTCAGATTTTATCTGGTAAATTAGAAAAGGGTACAAAGTTGCCATCGATTAGACAACTTGCTATCCAATTAGAGGTCAGCAGAAACACAACTCAAGTAGCCTATGAACAACTGCAATCGGAAGGATATATTCGAAGTGAGAACAAAAAGGGATTTTTTGTAGAGGCTACTATATCGGATGAGACACTTAATTATGAGCCCATTAGAGAACAGCATCATGAAACAAATCATGTTGCCATGAAAACTATTGACTTTAAGATTGGGACAGTGGATCAAGAGAACTTCCCTTTGAAAAAATGGAGAATGCTTACAAACAAAATCATTAAAGACTCTAGCATGTTTTCATACGGAGAAAAACAAGGCGACATTAAATTAAGGGATGTACTAGCAGATTACTTGTTTCAATCAAGAGGAGTTAATACTTCTGCAGAACAAATTATTATTGGCAGTAGCACACAGCACTTGTTATTACTTTTGTCGCTGTTGCTAAAGCAAGACTATCATTATCTGGCAGTAGAAGACCCTGGATATAATGTGGCAAGGGAACTCTTTGTTCTTCAATCATTTATCATTGATCCAATCCCGGTAAAAGAACAAGGCATCCAAGTCGATCTCCTTTTAAAATCGCCTTCTAGACTTTTATATGTCACTCCTACTCACCACTTTCCATATGGAGTGACTATCCCCGTCAATGAAAGATTAAAGTTAATTCAATGGGCAAAAAGGGTGGAAGGATATATTATTGAGGATGATTATGATAGTGAATTTCGATACATCCATCAACCTATACCGTCTCTTCAAAGTTTAGATTCTAATGATAGGGTGGTTTATTTAGGAACTTTTTCAAAAGCACTGCTACCCTCTATCCGTGTCAGTTATATGGTTTTGCCTAGGAGGCTAATAAGTGAATATAAAAAGATACTCCCTTTGCTTGAGCAAACATCCTCATCTATTCATCAGCGAACACTGGCGACCTTTATGAATGAAGGATATTGGTACTCACACTTAAGGAAGATGAAAGCTTTGTATAAACGTAAAATGAATTTATTGAATAGGGAATTATTAAAACATTTTAAGAATTATGTTGAAATAAAAGGTGGTAGCTCCGGAATTTTCGTTATTATTGAAGTAAAAACAGAAATGAGTGAAAAAATGCTAATTGAAAGGGCATATGAACACGGAATTGTAGTTTATCCTTGTTCAAAATATTTCTCGAAATATATACCACGATATCCGCATATTCAACTTGGATTGGGTGATTTATGTGAAAAAAAGATAATAGAAGGAGTTTCTCAATTAGCAAAAATTTGGCTGTAA
- a CDS encoding serine hydrolase domain-containing protein, whose translation MDIKNNVSVHGFVAPGFESVKDEFIRNFTNRGEVGAAFSVYINNEAVVDLWGGYRNRHTRAEWEENTLVQVFSATKGFASLALSLAHSRGYINYDEKVCSYWPEFAQNRKEKITVRQLLAHQAGLSPLNELRIDNLEDLDTSRLSVSLAASKPAWEIGKIHGYHAWTIGTLIGELIKRTDPKQRTLKDFFQEEIAEPLKAEFYIGLPTDVSEDRITTIEGINHPIQLLRGITKLPKKMLLGFLNTKSLVARSLVDPKKFVANDNFNHRPILSIEFPSGNGVGQVRAMAKIYGAFASGAKALGISEETINELSKMATPPIEGYYDYVNCINIAYSLGFWKHFSDMKFGRSESSFGHPGAGGSFCFADPDENLGYAYAMNKHGFGMANEPRELALRKALYNCL comes from the coding sequence ATGGATATAAAAAATAATGTATCAGTTCACGGATTTGTTGCACCAGGATTTGAATCAGTAAAGGATGAATTTATTAGGAACTTCACCAACAGAGGAGAAGTTGGAGCTGCCTTTTCTGTATATATTAATAATGAAGCAGTCGTTGATTTATGGGGTGGATATCGAAATCGGCATACTCGTGCAGAATGGGAAGAAAATACGCTTGTTCAAGTATTTTCAGCTACAAAAGGTTTTGCTTCATTGGCTTTAAGTTTAGCGCATTCTAGGGGTTACATTAACTACGATGAGAAAGTGTGTTCATATTGGCCTGAATTTGCTCAGAATAGAAAAGAAAAGATAACCGTTAGACAGCTTCTAGCACACCAAGCAGGGCTGTCACCTCTAAATGAACTCAGAATTGATAATTTAGAAGACTTAGATACTTCTCGTTTGTCGGTTTCCCTTGCTGCAAGTAAACCCGCTTGGGAAATTGGAAAAATACATGGCTACCACGCTTGGACAATCGGGACCTTAATAGGAGAACTGATTAAAAGGACAGATCCAAAACAGCGAACCCTAAAAGATTTCTTTCAAGAGGAAATAGCAGAACCATTAAAAGCAGAGTTTTATATTGGTCTTCCCACAGATGTTTCGGAAGATAGAATAACAACTATTGAAGGAATAAATCACCCCATTCAATTACTTAGGGGAATAACAAAGCTGCCAAAAAAAATGTTACTTGGTTTCCTTAATACAAAGTCATTAGTAGCTAGAAGTTTAGTAGACCCCAAAAAATTTGTAGCAAATGACAATTTTAATCATCGGCCAATTTTATCTATAGAATTTCCTTCAGGAAATGGGGTAGGACAAGTACGAGCCATGGCAAAAATTTATGGTGCTTTTGCTAGCGGTGCAAAAGCACTAGGAATAAGTGAAGAAACAATAAATGAATTAAGCAAAATGGCCACACCTCCGATAGAAGGGTATTATGATTATGTGAATTGTATAAACATAGCCTATTCCTTGGGGTTCTGGAAGCACTTTTCTGATATGAAATTTGGACGAAGTGAAAGTTCTTTTGGTCACCCCGGTGCAGGAGGATCATTCTGCTTTGCTGATCCAGATGAGAACTTAGGATATGCTTATGCGATGAATAAACATGGCTTTGGAATGGCTAATGAACCAAGAGAACTCGCACTAAGAAAAGCTTTGTACAATTGCCTATGA
- a CDS encoding TetR/AcrR family transcriptional regulator, whose amino-acid sequence MARITSEQRKQIHEALLIKGKELFIQYGFTKTSIDDIVNACGIAKGSFYTYYSSKEELFYAVLRKEEEVKNKIISEIMQESLPPKELLIRFFELSFKTIEQNPFLQSLYQRGEYERIVKRLPKELLDNHAKEDLDSSLDFVKFLQEKGVTEDDPEVLIGLFRTAILIPLHRQEIGEPTFSKMMNKMIECLSEGLTKNKE is encoded by the coding sequence ATGGCAAGAATTACATCTGAACAGAGAAAACAAATACACGAAGCCCTTCTCATTAAGGGTAAAGAACTGTTTATTCAGTATGGATTCACTAAAACTAGTATTGATGACATAGTAAACGCATGTGGAATCGCAAAAGGTTCTTTTTATACATATTATTCATCAAAAGAAGAGTTGTTTTACGCAGTTTTGCGAAAAGAGGAAGAGGTGAAAAATAAAATTATTTCAGAAATTATGCAGGAGTCTCTACCACCAAAAGAACTTTTAATTCGCTTCTTTGAGTTATCGTTTAAAACTATAGAGCAAAATCCATTTTTACAAAGTCTTTATCAAAGAGGTGAATATGAACGAATTGTGAAAAGACTTCCTAAGGAACTTCTGGATAATCATGCAAAGGAAGATTTAGATAGTTCTTTGGATTTTGTAAAATTTCTACAAGAAAAAGGTGTAACAGAAGATGATCCTGAGGTACTTATTGGCCTTTTTCGGACAGCCATACTTATTCCATTACATCGACAAGAAATTGGAGAACCAACTTTTTCAAAGATGATGAACAAAATGATCGAATGTCTATCAGAAGGCCTGACAAAAAATAAAGAATGA
- a CDS encoding sugar nucleotide-binding protein, translating to MGEIVMQKILILGASGLVGKALIDEFTNEFALYGTYFSSLTSLPNDKQFQLEVKQIDKLKEIISTIKPDIVISCLRGEFDQQLRFHKELAKELQKNSSRVYYFSTTNVFDGDLSRSHTETDIPTAESDYGKFKINCENMLKEILDERVVIIRIPAIWGKNSPRWSLIKESIKNNTVIDVYSNLVCNNLLDVQLAKQLRFIIENDLKGIFHLGSVDMMTQGQFFEQIVSKLANEKSLLRNRLYQDKVDTFYFRLNSNRVDIPSSLQCTNQEIISYLLE from the coding sequence ATGGGGGAAATTGTGATGCAAAAGATCCTTATTCTAGGTGCAAGTGGTCTTGTAGGAAAAGCTTTAATAGATGAATTTACGAATGAATTTGCCCTTTATGGAACATATTTTTCTTCGTTAACAAGTCTTCCCAATGATAAGCAGTTCCAATTAGAAGTTAAGCAAATCGATAAGCTGAAGGAAATTATAAGTACAATTAAACCCGACATCGTGATTTCTTGCCTAAGAGGAGAGTTTGATCAACAGCTCAGGTTTCATAAAGAATTGGCTAAAGAATTACAAAAAAATAGCAGCCGTGTTTATTACTTTTCTACCACTAATGTGTTTGATGGTGACTTATCAAGATCCCATACAGAAACAGATATACCTACTGCCGAATCAGATTACGGGAAATTCAAAATTAATTGTGAAAATATGCTAAAAGAAATTTTGGATGAGAGAGTGGTAATCATCCGAATTCCAGCGATATGGGGTAAAAATTCTCCAAGGTGGAGCTTAATCAAAGAAAGTATAAAAAATAATACAGTGATAGATGTTTACAGCAATCTTGTATGTAACAATCTTTTAGATGTTCAGTTAGCAAAACAACTACGATTTATTATTGAAAATGATTTAAAAGGGATATTTCACTTAGGTTCAGTGGATATGATGACTCAAGGTCAATTTTTTGAACAGATTGTAAGTAAACTTGCAAATGAAAAGAGCCTATTACGAAATCGTTTATATCAGGATAAAGTCGACACTTTCTATTTTCGACTAAATTCAAACCGTGTTGATATTCCAAGCTCACTACAATGTACGAATCAAGAAATCATTTCTTACTTGTTGGAATAA
- a CDS encoding GNAT family N-acetyltransferase: protein MEIRSVKGSDYYVISPLINEWWGGRNMSDLLPKLFFNHFTNTSFIAEKEGKLVGFLIGFFSQSYSNEAYIHFVGVHPDYRKHAVGKQLYNKFFNVVKQNGRNIVRCVTSPVNKGSIAFHTKMGFIIEEGDQKIDGIIVNTNYDGPAQDRVLFVKHLV, encoded by the coding sequence ATGGAAATTCGTTCAGTGAAAGGTTCAGACTACTATGTAATTTCTCCACTAATCAATGAGTGGTGGGGCGGAAGAAATATGTCAGATCTGTTACCCAAATTATTCTTCAACCATTTTACAAATACAAGTTTCATTGCCGAAAAGGAAGGTAAACTTGTGGGTTTTCTAATTGGATTTTTTTCTCAATCTTATTCAAATGAGGCATATATACATTTCGTTGGAGTTCATCCTGATTATAGAAAGCATGCTGTTGGAAAACAGTTATACAATAAATTTTTTAACGTGGTCAAACAAAATGGCCGAAATATTGTTCGTTGTGTAACGTCTCCTGTCAATAAAGGTTCGATTGCCTTTCATACCAAGATGGGATTTATTATTGAAGAGGGAGATCAAAAAATTGATGGTATTATAGTAAACACTAACTATGATGGACCAGCTCAAGACAGAGTTTTATTTGTGAAACATTTAGTTTAA
- a CDS encoding CBO0543 family protein: MNIDRWMLIGFSLLCIIAIIKLLPREKVRDAWVLYLFLQIITWPAGLFAVEMGWIEYPTQLYPKANEYNRTSFSFEFFVFPIVAIFFSLYYPNKIKRKDALIYFISFAGFFTIVEVVLERYTTLVKYHEWKWYWTLVTVIISLFINHKYYLWFRKRLVKVESR, from the coding sequence ATGAATATTGACAGATGGATGTTAATAGGTTTTTCGCTTCTATGCATTATTGCAATTATTAAATTGTTGCCAAGAGAAAAGGTAAGAGATGCATGGGTTTTATATTTGTTCCTCCAAATTATTACTTGGCCAGCTGGCTTATTTGCCGTAGAAATGGGCTGGATTGAATATCCTACACAGTTATATCCAAAGGCAAATGAATATAACAGAACGAGTTTTTCATTTGAATTCTTTGTGTTTCCTATTGTTGCAATTTTTTTTAGTTTGTATTATCCAAATAAAATTAAAAGAAAAGACGCACTAATATATTTCATATCCTTTGCGGGTTTCTTCACTATTGTTGAGGTAGTTCTTGAGAGGTATACAACACTCGTGAAATATCATGAATGGAAATGGTATTGGACACTAGTAACTGTAATAATTTCGTTGTTTATAAATCATAAATATTATCTCTGGTTTAGAAAAAGATTAGTGAAGGTTGAAAGCAGATGA
- a CDS encoding CBO0543 family protein: MIKEILILLLSWLISAYLLLKYIPKENKRYAHITFIFAQTIAWIFEYLQVLFGLVEFPFREFNTATKMSFSLHYFISPTFMVFFIFLYPTEKMKLRICIHFLIFAIAIATYSFVIEKYSSLLYFKKWNWFYSVISNLIILYIVKKFVFWFKKGLV, from the coding sequence ATGATAAAAGAAATACTTATATTGTTACTTTCGTGGCTAATATCAGCATATTTATTGCTGAAATATATACCGAAGGAAAATAAAAGATATGCACATATAACATTTATATTTGCACAAACGATTGCATGGATATTTGAATACTTACAAGTGTTATTTGGTTTAGTGGAATTTCCGTTTCGAGAATTTAATACTGCTACAAAGATGAGTTTTTCTCTACATTATTTTATATCTCCAACTTTTATGGTATTTTTTATTTTTTTATATCCTACAGAAAAAATGAAATTAAGAATCTGTATACATTTTTTGATATTTGCAATAGCAATTGCCACTTATTCATTTGTCATTGAAAAATACAGTTCTTTATTGTATTTCAAAAAATGGAACTGGTTTTATAGTGTAATAAGTAACTTAATTATTTTATATATTGTAAAAAAATTTGTATTTTGGTTTAAAAAGGGACTAGTATAA
- a CDS encoding DUF1349 domain-containing protein — MRKEWILNEKFESEKLNSILEWRCEPQKWFIDTTRSQLVLETDAETDYWQKTHYGFQVDNGHFLYIKTKKNFRMTTKVEALPRAKYDQAGLMIRFSEDMWVKTSLEYIPNGLSKLGAVVTNRGYSDWSTQYVECKDVNLYFRISKIAQNCYVDFSWDGEEWRQIRIAHLDVPVDAPILAGLYACSPQGKEQHVRFDFLSIEELSNDPKEVYL; from the coding sequence TTGAGAAAAGAATGGATTCTAAATGAGAAATTTGAAAGTGAAAAATTGAATAGTATACTCGAATGGCGTTGTGAACCTCAGAAGTGGTTTATTGACACCACTCGTTCTCAACTTGTATTAGAAACCGATGCGGAAACGGATTATTGGCAAAAAACACATTATGGTTTTCAAGTAGATAATGGCCATTTTCTTTATATAAAAACAAAAAAGAATTTTAGAATGACAACAAAGGTTGAAGCATTACCGAGGGCAAAGTATGACCAAGCAGGGTTGATGATTCGATTCTCAGAGGACATGTGGGTTAAAACTTCATTAGAGTACATACCAAATGGCTTAAGTAAATTAGGGGCAGTAGTTACAAATCGAGGATATTCCGATTGGTCAACACAATACGTAGAGTGTAAAGACGTAAACTTATACTTTCGAATATCTAAGATTGCTCAAAATTGTTATGTTGATTTCTCTTGGGATGGAGAAGAATGGAGACAGATTCGAATCGCTCACTTAGACGTTCCAGTTGATGCACCTATTTTAGCAGGATTATACGCTTGCAGTCCCCAAGGTAAAGAACAGCATGTCCGTTTTGATTTTCTTTCTATTGAAGAACTTTCTAATGATCCAAAAGAAGTTTACTTATAA
- a CDS encoding DUF523 domain-containing protein — protein MILVSSCLAGLEVRYNGTHCLDKKIRQLLEENQAISVCPELLGGFSTPREPAEIVGGNGDDVLNGKAKVVGKSGRDVTELYIQGAYATLRKAQEVEATVVILKEFSPSCGSSMIYNGEFKGKKIVGNGVTTALLKRNGIQVISEDRITEFLQEKI, from the coding sequence ATGATTTTAGTGAGCTCATGTTTAGCTGGGTTAGAAGTAAGATATAATGGTACGCATTGTTTAGATAAAAAGATACGTCAACTGTTAGAAGAAAACCAAGCAATAAGTGTATGCCCAGAATTACTTGGTGGCTTTTCAACTCCAAGAGAACCAGCTGAAATAGTTGGTGGCAATGGGGACGATGTTCTTAATGGTAAGGCTAAAGTGGTGGGAAAATCGGGTAGAGACGTTACAGAACTCTATATCCAAGGGGCTTATGCAACTCTAAGAAAAGCCCAAGAGGTTGAAGCAACAGTAGTCATTCTTAAGGAGTTTAGCCCCTCTTGTGGGAGTTCGATGATTTATAATGGTGAATTTAAAGGTAAGAAAATTGTAGGAAATGGAGTGACTACTGCTTTACTTAAAAGAAACGGAATTCAAGTAATCTCAGAAGATAGAATTACTGAGTTTCTTCAAGAGAAAATTTAA
- a CDS encoding MazG-like family protein, whose amino-acid sequence MNVTEFQQWVNDYYESRGWSELDIFIRIGFLAEETGEVARAIRALEIGRDRPDEVKGSYEENKQELTEELGDVLGNLIVIANKYNIPLEEVFQSHKKKLSERFSND is encoded by the coding sequence ATGAATGTAACTGAATTTCAACAATGGGTAAATGATTATTATGAAAGCAGGGGCTGGTCTGAGTTAGACATTTTTATTCGTATTGGCTTTTTAGCAGAAGAAACGGGCGAAGTTGCACGAGCTATAAGAGCCCTTGAGATTGGCAGGGATAGGCCTGATGAAGTAAAGGGTTCTTATGAGGAGAATAAACAGGAATTAACTGAGGAGTTAGGAGATGTCTTAGGTAATTTAATTGTGATTGCAAACAAGTACAATATTCCTTTAGAAGAAGTGTTTCAGTCACATAAAAAGAAACTGTCAGAACGTTTTTCTAATGATTAG
- a CDS encoding GNAT family N-acetyltransferase, producing the protein MNFEYFQFSSIPDNNIVEGIMNLHRSIFGDSDHLVNKMESKKNLLINVAIKDTHVIGYKIGYELDHDKFYSWLGGVDKDFRKYGVASKLMDIQHQYLKENRYKIVQTKTMNKWRKMLILNIKKGFDVISTYTDEKGEIKIILEKSLIN; encoded by the coding sequence ATGAATTTTGAGTATTTTCAATTTAGTTCAATTCCTGATAATAATATAGTAGAAGGCATTATGAACTTACATAGATCGATTTTTGGTGACTCGGATCATTTGGTTAACAAAATGGAAAGTAAAAAAAATTTGCTTATCAATGTTGCAATAAAAGATACACATGTGATTGGTTATAAAATTGGTTATGAACTTGATCACGACAAATTTTATAGCTGGTTAGGAGGGGTTGATAAAGACTTTAGGAAATATGGTGTGGCCTCTAAGTTAATGGATATTCAACACCAGTATTTAAAAGAAAATAGATATAAAATTGTTCAAACAAAAACTATGAATAAATGGAGGAAAATGTTGATTTTGAATATTAAAAAGGGGTTCGATGTTATTAGTACATATACAGATGAAAAGGGAGAAATTAAAATAATACTTGAAAAGTCACTAATCAACTAA
- a CDS encoding class I SAM-dependent methyltransferase, which yields MKETIHDYEDLLEMLDSLLREPTQFWDQFYSDREKGVPFFTNSPDENLVGYFENNLFRPGKVLELGCGPGRNAIFFAEKGCNINAVDLSQESLKWAEERAIEKNVSVNFIKENIFELDIEEGTYDIVYDSGCFHHIAPHRRMSYINLVKKALKPNGFFAITCFVQGGELGGAEISDWEVYRLQSLKGGLGYTEEKLRSIFKDFREIEIRKMKEIKQPNEVFGVSGLLTALFQKY from the coding sequence TTGAAAGAAACTATTCATGATTATGAAGATTTATTAGAAATGTTAGATTCCTTATTACGTGAGCCGACTCAGTTTTGGGATCAATTTTATTCTGACCGTGAAAAAGGTGTACCTTTTTTTACTAATTCTCCTGACGAAAATTTAGTTGGTTACTTTGAAAATAATCTATTTAGGCCAGGAAAAGTCCTTGAACTTGGCTGTGGTCCTGGTCGGAATGCAATCTTTTTTGCTGAAAAAGGTTGTAACATTAATGCTGTAGATTTATCACAAGAGTCGCTTAAATGGGCAGAAGAACGAGCAATTGAAAAGAATGTAAGTGTAAACTTCATAAAAGAAAATATATTTGAATTAGACATTGAAGAAGGTACGTATGACATTGTTTATGACTCAGGTTGTTTTCACCATATTGCTCCTCACCGAAGAATGAGTTACATAAATTTAGTGAAAAAGGCTTTAAAACCAAATGGTTTCTTTGCAATTACTTGTTTTGTCCAAGGCGGCGAGTTAGGCGGAGCAGAAATATCGGATTGGGAAGTTTATAGATTGCAAAGCCTAAAAGGAGGACTGGGCTATACTGAGGAAAAATTAAGGTCTATATTTAAAGATTTTAGGGAAATCGAAATAAGAAAAATGAAGGAAATAAAACAACCAAACGAGGTTTTCGGTGTATCTGGTTTATTAACTGCTCTATTTCAAAAATATTAA
- a CDS encoding MFS transporter, producing the protein MQKQNMTLAIVLMNLFIAFLGIGLVIPVTPTIMNELNLSGSVVGYMVATFAVTQLIVSPIAGRWADRFGRKRMIINGLIIFSISEFLFGIGKTVEVLFISRMLGGVSAAFVMPAVTAFIADITTVDTRPKALGYMSAAISTGFIIGPGVGGFLAEIGSRLPFFFAAGLGLFAAILSFIALREPDRNTENKEVTGQKSGIKRIFAPMYFISFMIILISQFGLAAFESLFALFVDHKFGFTSKDIAIMISGGGIIGAIVQVALFNNFTKWWGEIRLIRYSLILSTILVFLITIVNSYFSILLVTVTIFLGFDLIRPALTTYLSKIAGNEQGFVGGMNSMFTSIGNVIGPIIGGMLFDIDLNYPFYFATVLLAAGIGLTLAWKEPAYRTA; encoded by the coding sequence ATGCAAAAACAAAACATGACGTTAGCTATAGTATTAATGAATCTATTTATTGCCTTTTTAGGAATTGGCCTTGTTATTCCAGTTACCCCTACAATCATGAATGAGTTAAATTTATCTGGATCAGTTGTAGGCTATATGGTTGCTACTTTTGCTGTCACACAGTTAATTGTGTCACCAATTGCGGGCCGTTGGGCAGACCGATTTGGGCGAAAAAGAATGATCATTAATGGTCTAATAATTTTTAGTATTTCAGAGTTTTTATTCGGAATTGGAAAAACAGTTGAAGTTCTTTTTATTTCTCGTATGCTTGGCGGTGTCAGTGCAGCATTCGTGATGCCAGCTGTAACAGCATTTATTGCAGATATTACAACGGTTGATACACGGCCAAAAGCGCTTGGATATATGTCCGCAGCTATTTCAACAGGTTTTATTATTGGGCCTGGTGTTGGTGGTTTTTTAGCAGAGATTGGTTCTCGTTTACCGTTCTTCTTTGCAGCAGGTTTAGGCTTATTCGCAGCCATTTTATCTTTTATCGCACTTCGTGAGCCAGATCGAAATACTGAAAATAAAGAAGTAACAGGGCAAAAATCAGGGATTAAACGTATTTTTGCACCGATGTATTTTATATCCTTTATGATTATTTTAATCTCACAGTTTGGTTTAGCAGCCTTTGAATCGTTATTCGCTCTATTTGTCGATCATAAATTTGGCTTTACATCGAAGGATATTGCTATCATGATATCAGGTGGAGGCATTATAGGAGCGATTGTTCAAGTTGCCTTATTTAATAACTTTACTAAATGGTGGGGTGAAATTCGTTTAATTCGTTACAGCCTAATTCTCTCAACCATACTCGTATTTTTAATAACAATCGTGAACTCATACTTTTCGATTTTACTTGTTACAGTAACAATATTTCTTGGATTTGATTTAATACGACCAGCTCTAACAACGTATTTATCTAAAATTGCCGGCAATGAACAAGGATTTGTTGGCGGTATGAACTCGATGTTTACTAGTATCGGTAATGTAATTGGCCCAATTATTGGCGGGATGTTATTCGATATCGATTTAAACTATCCATTTTATTTTGCAACTGTCTTATTAGCAGCCGGTATTGGGTTAACCCTTGCTTGGAAAGAGCCAGCATATCGCACAGCTTAA
- a CDS encoding MerR family transcriptional regulator, which produces MKEKLYTIGEVSKLVNISIKALRYYDKIDLFKPAYVDPDTNYRYYKDSQIYLLDIIKSLKYIGTPLEEMKKVQGLKRDDFFAFLTEQEKNVRKKIDFLLEIEQIIANAKKGLQRQKEYPALGEVFLSYEEEIQIIQTKAEGIDPKNILNASYSKLKKFAASTEGFRNNGYGAIFSYQPYKHIDEVTYRYLFTPVLTNKQISLLRQDTEVTKIPQGKYVCITFNSISTEDYFLNLQKLLNYVAVHQLTVISDIYESLIHIDYSPNQQEEYLIEMRIRVAESTDNGKLKVTNT; this is translated from the coding sequence ATGAAGGAAAAACTTTACACAATTGGTGAAGTCTCAAAACTAGTGAATATCTCTATTAAAGCTCTTCGTTATTACGATAAAATCGACTTATTTAAACCTGCTTATGTCGATCCGGATACTAACTATCGTTATTATAAAGACTCACAAATTTATCTTCTGGATATAATCAAATCACTTAAATATATTGGTACACCATTAGAAGAAATGAAGAAAGTACAAGGATTAAAGAGAGATGATTTTTTCGCCTTTTTAACGGAACAAGAAAAAAATGTAAGAAAAAAAATAGATTTTTTATTAGAAATCGAACAAATTATTGCGAATGCTAAAAAGGGGTTGCAAAGGCAGAAGGAATATCCTGCACTTGGTGAAGTGTTTCTTTCATATGAAGAAGAAATACAAATTATACAGACAAAGGCAGAAGGGATTGATCCGAAAAATATTTTAAATGCTTCTTACAGTAAATTGAAGAAATTTGCTGCGTCGACAGAAGGATTTAGAAACAATGGTTATGGAGCCATTTTTTCATATCAGCCTTATAAACATATTGATGAAGTTACTTATCGATATTTATTTACACCTGTTTTAACAAATAAACAGATTTCATTACTTAGGCAGGATACTGAAGTCACAAAAATTCCACAAGGTAAATACGTATGTATTACGTTTAACAGCATATCAACAGAAGATTACTTTTTGAATTTACAAAAACTACTTAATTATGTTGCAGTCCATCAATTAACGGTTATCAGTGATATATATGAATCTTTAATACACATTGATTATTCTCCGAATCAACAGGAAGAATATCTGATTGAAATGAGAATACGAGTAGCAGAATCTACAGACAATGGAAAGTTGAAGGTGACAAATACATGA